CTGCATGCCTGCGGCGTGGGCGCGGCGGACCATGTCCGCGGTGACGTAGGGGACGTAGTCCGGGTCCGTGACCTTGCCGTTCTGCGGCGTGCCGTGGACCGGGGAGATGGCGTTGAAGTGGAGGGACGCGGCCGCAGCGACCAGGTCGCCGCCGAAGTCATCGGCGTCGATGCCGCCGAGCCACGGGGACTTCCCGGGCTGGCCGGCCTGCAGGAAGTCCTTGTTGGTCAGTGCGACGGTCGGGATCTGGGACGCCTGCTGCTGGACGAGACGCAGGGAACCCCAGTCGAAGCTCTCGATGGAGACGCGCTGCTGCATGTGCGCCTTGTTGATTTCGCGCAGGGCCACCTCAACGAACTGCTCGCGGGGGGCGGTTTCCTGCGGGGCGCCGGCTTCGACCTTGGTCTCGATATTGAACCGCACCTGGCTGGCGTGGTGGGCGTCCGTCATGGCGAACACCTCGGCCAGGGTGGGCATCTTGGCGCCCGGGGACGCCTGCTGCCCGGGGAACTGCGGCAGGGTGAGCGAGCCGCAGTCCAGGCTGCGGACCTGGTCGAAGGTGAGGTCCTTGATGTACTTGCCCACGTACGGGAACTGCGGGTCATTCGGAGTGACCGGTGCCGTGTCCAGGCATTTCTGGCCGCTGATCTTGCGGTCGTGGGTGATGACTTCGCGGCCGTCCTTGGTGATCTGGAGGTCCAGTTCCAGGGTGGTGACGCCGGTCTCGATCCCCTTGGCGAAGGACGCCAGGGTCGATTCGACGGTCAGGCCGATGCCGCCGCGGTGGGCTTCAAGGTCGAAGTGGTTGTCGCCGCCAGCCGCGGAGGTGCCGCCGGCGTTGGTGTCGGCGGCCTGGGCCGGGACGGCGGAGGTGAGGAGCAGTGCCGCTCCGAGTATGGCGGCACTGACAATCGAAGAACCGGGCTTCGTCGGGTTTCGCATGGGAAAAGGATCTCCACTCTGGTGGTGTGCAGTTGCACCAGCCACCGTGCCTTCCCCCGGCGAACTCCCGGCCACCCCGTCCCGGCCCCCGGGCGACGCGGCGGTGAACGTCCGGGGCCGACGGCACAACGCCCGGCCCGGCCCCGGCGCGGCCGGCCCGGCTAGCCCTTGCGGATCACCTTGAAGTTCGACGCCTGCGCCACCGGGCGGATCACGATCTGGTCCAGGTTGACGTGGTGCGGCGCGGTGACTGCGAAGCGGACGACGTCGGCGACGTCACCGGCCGTGAGCGGCTTCTCCACGCCGGCGTAGACCTTCTCCGCGGCGCCCGCGTCGCCGAGTCGGTTCAGGGAGAACTCCTCGGTCTGGACCATGCCGGGGGCCACCTCGATAACCCGGAGGTTGTGTTCGGCCTCTTCCAGCCGAAGCGCCCCGGTAAGGGCGTGCTGGGCGAACTTCGCGGCGTTGTAACCGCCGCCGCCCTCATAGGCGGACAGGCCCGCCGTCGAGGTCAGGTTCAGGACGGTGCCCTCGCCGCAGGCCCGCAGCATCGGCAGGAACGCGCGGGTGAGCTTCATGGTCCCGAGCACGTTGACCTCGTACATCCAGGCCCAGTCCTCGGTCTTGGCGTCGGCCACCTTGTCGGCACCGCGGGCGCCGCCGGCGACGTTGATGAGGGTGTCGATGCCCCCGGCACGGGTCACCTCGTCCACCAGCCGTGCGACGTCGGCGTCGTCGGTCACGTCGGCGGGGAGGGCGACGGCGCCGGTCGCGTCGGCGAGTGCCTCCAGCCGGTCGGCGCGGCGGGCGACGGCGAAGACGGTCCAGCCTTCCTGCCGGAGTGCGCGAACCGTGGCCTCACCGATGCCGGTGCTCGCCCCGGTGACCACTGCTGATTTGGCTGCTGATGCTGTATTTGCAGTTCCTGCGATGTCGGTTTCCTCAGTCATGGCACCAGCCTAGCGTTTTAGCGCTGCAGGAATTCCAGCAGCACGCGGGCGTGGTTGGTCTCCGGATCCCGGGCACCAAAGAGCAGGGTCACCTTCGTATGCTGGCCAGCCAGCTCCCGCAGGGTGCCCACGGCGGGGTTTGTTTCGAGCTCGGCCTCGTACGCGGCGCGGAAGTCCGCGAAGCGTTCCTGCATGTGGGCGAATTCGGTCCGCAGCGGCGGCGAGGGCGCTACTTCCTTGAGCCAGAGCTCCAGCTGCGCGCGTTCCTTGCTGACGCCGCGCGGCCAGAGCCGGTCCACCAGGACCCGGCAGCCGTCGTCGTCGGCGGGTTCGTCGTAGATGCGCTTGATCGCAAAACGTCCGGTGTTTTCCTTCATAGTGGTGCACGTTATTGCAGTTAGATTCGCGAAACTAGCGCAGCGCGGTGAAACGAAGTGTAAAGAACTGCAAGAATTGACCCATGGCTGAAGACACGCAGGGTACAGACACGCCCACCACCGCCCCCATCAACGTTCCGGACAAGCCCGCCCTGGAGGGGCTCGAAAGCGCCCTCACCCGGCGCTGGCTTGACGAAGGGACCTACAAGTTCAACCGGGACACCACCCGGGAGCAGGTCTACTCGATCGACACTCCCCCGCCCACCGCGTCGGGGTCCCTGCACGTGGGGCACATGTTCTCCTACACCCAGACCGACGTCCTGGCCCGCTACCAGCGGATGACCGGCAAGAACGTCTTCTACCCGATGGGCTGGGACGACAACGGCCTGCCCACCGAGCGGCGCGTGCAGAACTACTACGGCGTCCGCTGCGATCCGGCCATTCCCTACGACGCCGGTTACCGGCCGCCGGCGGAGCCCGCCAAGAACCAGCGCGACTTCGACGTCGTCTCGCGCCGGAACTTCATCGAACTCTGCGAGGAACTTGCCGTCGAGGACGAGAAGGTCTTCGAGAACCTGTTCCAGACCCTGGGCCTGTCCGTTGACTGGGACCTGACCTACCGGACCATCGACGACAAGTCGCGCGCCATCTCACAGCGGGCGTTCCTGGCGAACCTGGACGCGGGCGACGCCTACATGGCGGAAGCCCCCACCCTCTGGGACGTCACGTTCCGCACCGCGGTGGCCCAGGCCGAGCTGGAGGACCGCGAGGTCGCCGGCGCCTACTACCGCTACCCGTTCTTCACCGAGGACGGCGACAAGATCTACATCGAGACCACCCGCCCCGAACTGCTGGCCGCCTGCGCCGCGCTCGTGGCCAACCCCGACGACGAGCGCTACCAGCCGCTGTTCGGCAAGAAGGTCACCTCACCCCTGTTCGGCGTCGAGGTGGAGGTCCGGGCCCACCCGCTCGCCAAGGCGGACAAGGGCTCCGGCATCGCCATGGTCTGCACCTTCGGCGACTTGACCGACGTGACCTGGTGGCGAGAACTGCAGCTCCCCACCCGCGCGATCGTGGGCCGCGACGGCCGCATCATCGGCGAAACGCCGGACTGGATCACCTCCGAGGAAGGCCGCGCCGCGTTCCAGGCAATCGCGGGCAAGACCGTCTTCAGCGCCAAGGAAGGCGTGGTGGAACTGCTCGCCGCCGCGGACCTGCTCGACGGCGAGCCCAAGAAGATCATGCACCCGGTGAACTTCTTCGAAAAGGGCGACAAGCCCCTCGAAGTTGTGACCTCGCGCCAGTGGTACATCCGCAACGGCGGCCGGGACGAGGAGCGCCGTGAGCGCCTGATCGGCCGCGGCAACGAGATCGAATTCCACCCGTCCTTTATGCGCTCGCGCTACGAGAACTGGATCACCGGCCTGAACGGCGACTGGCTGGTCTCGCGCCAGCGCTTCTTCGGCGTGCCGGTGCCGGTCTGGTACCCGCTCGACGCCGACGGCAACCCGGACTACGACGCGCCGGTCGTCCCCTCCGACGCCCAGCTCCCGGTGGACCCCGCCGCGGACGCGGCCCCCGGCTACGAAGAAGCCCAGCGCGATGTGCCGGGCGGCTTCACCGGCGACGCGGACGTCCTGGACACCTGGGCCACCTCCTCGCTGACCCCGCAGATCGTGGGCGGCTGGAGCACGGACGAGGCGCTCTTCGCCAAGGTCTTCCCGTTCGACGTGCGCCCGCAGGCCCACGACATCATCCGGACCTGGCTGTTCTCCACCGCCGTCCGCGCCGATGCCCTGCAGGACGTCGCACCGTGGAAGCACGCCGCGATCTCCGGCTGGATCCTCGACCCGGACCGGAAGAAGATGTCCAAGTCCAAGGGCAACGTGATCGTGCCGACCGACGTCCTCAACGAATACGGCTCGGACGCCGTCCGCTACTGGGCGGCCTCGGCCAAACTCGGCGCGGACACCGCCTACGAGATCGCGCAGATGAAAATCGGCCGCCGCCTGGCCATCAAGCTGCTCAACGCCTCCAAGTTCGTGCTGAACCTGGGCGCCACCGAGAACTCGGTGGTCTCCTCAGACGTCTCGGTGCTGAGCAACCCCTTGGACCGCGCCGTGCTGGCGCAGCTCTCCGAGGTGGTCCGGCAGGCCACCAAGGCGTTCGAGAACTACGACTACGCCCGGGCCCTGCAGATCACCGAGAGCTTCTTCTGGCACTTCACCGACGACTATGTGGAGCTGATCAAGGACCGCGCCTACGGTGCCGCCGGCGAGGCAGAGCAGGCGTCCGTGCTGGCCGCGCTGGCCACGAGCCTGGACACCCTGCTGCGGCTCTTTGCGCCGTTCCTGCCGTTCGCCACCGAGGAAGTCTGGGGCTGGTGGCGGACCGGCTCGGTGCACCGGGCGCAGTGGCCCGCCGCCGTGGAGATCGACGGCGACACCACCCTGCTCGCCACGGTCGGGGCGGCGCTGGGGGGCATCCGCAAGGCCAAATCCGAGGCGAAGGTCAAGCAGCGCACCGAGGTGCTGTCCGCGACCATCACGGCGTCGGAGTCCCTGACCACCCAGCTGAAGGCCGGCCTGGGCGACCTCAAGGCCGCGGCCAACGCCCGCGAACTGGCCCTGGTGGCCGGCGAGGGTGAACTGACGGTGAGCGACGTCGTGCTGGCCCCCGCCGAGGAGCCGGGCCAGGCGTAACGCCCGGCAACGCAACAACCATGAACAGGGCCCTCCGGCCGGCTCAGGCCGGGCGGAGGGCCCTCTTCTGTTCTGTGTCTTCTGTTCTGTGTCTTCTGTTCTGTGTCTTCCGGGCTCAGCTCCCGAAGGAAGTCTCAAAGTGCGTCAGGACCGGCGGAGCGGCCAGGAGGTCTCCCAGCCCGCTTGCTCCGTCGCCAGCCCGCCAGGCGCGGTAGGCGGAGTCGTGCTCCAGGGACGCCCACTTTTCCACGACAAGGATGTGCGCCGGGTCCGCGCTGTCGACCAGCACATCGACGCCGAGGCACCCGTCGAACGCCCGTGTGTCGGCGAGAATGTCGCGGAGCACGGCCGGCGCCGTGGGCAGGGATTCCGTTTTGAGGGTCAGGTCAAGGTGGGCTGTAATGGGCATGGCGCTCCAAGGGTCGCGTGGCGGGGCGGGCACCCGGACGGTGCCCCTGTCATTCGAGGCAACCTCGGCGACACCGCGCTTGTTCCTTCGACGTCGTTCCGCCGGCCTTCGTCTGCCGCTAGATACCTGTTTCCCCGTGCCGCCGTTCCGCTTCGTTGATGGCCCAGGCCGCGTTGACGAGTCCAATGTGGCTGAACGCCTGCGGGAAGTTGCCCAGCAGTTCCCGGCTGTCCGGAGCCACCTCTTCGGCCATCAGTCCCAGGCTGGTGGCAAATCCGGCCGCTCGTTCGAAGACCGCTTTGGCCCGGTCCGTCAGCCCGGCGAGGGCCAGGGCGTGGGCGAGCCAGAACGTGCAGAGCAGGAAGGCCCCCTCCTCGCCCGGCAACCCGTCGTCGCCGTGGTAGCGGTACACCAGGCCGCGGCCGTCGGTCAGCCGATGCTCGACGGCTTCGATGGTGGCGAGGAACCGCGGGTCGTCCGGCGCCAGGAATCCCACGATCCCGAGCATCAGGGCCGAAGCGTCGAGCTGCTCGCCGCCGTAGGCCTGGGTGTAGGCTCCCGCGGCGTCGCTCCAGCCGTTCGCTCGGATGGACTCGGCAATCAGCTCCCGGGCGTCCCTCCAGCGCGGCACCCGGTCCGTGGCCTGCAGTATCCCGGCCAGGGCGATGGCCCGGTCCACGGCGACCCAGCACATCAGCTTGGAATACAGGTAGTGCCGCGGTTCGCCGCGGACTTCCCAGATCCCTTGGTCGCGCTCCCGCCAGCGGGCGACGGCGGCGTCCGCCGCGTCCGCCAGGAAGCGCAGGGTTTCCGGGGCCAGGCCGTCAAGGAATTCCGGCATGGTCGCGGCAGCATCCAGCAACTCGCCGTAGACGTCCAATTGCCGCTGGTCCCAGGCTCCGTTGCCGACGCGCACCGGCGAACTCCCCCGCCAGCCGGGAAGGTGGTCCAGGACCCGCTCGGGAAGGTCACGCTCACCGCCGATACCGTACATGATTTGCAGTTCCTCGCCCCGGGCCAACTGGCGGGCAGCGGCCGTCGCGAGGAACTGGAAGAACTTTCCCGCCTCATCCGGGCAGGCCGCCACCCACAGCGCCTGCAGGGTCATGCTGGCGTCCCGGACCCAGGTGTAGCGGTAGTCCCAGTTGCGGGTGCCGCCAGCTACCTCGGG
The nucleotide sequence above comes from Arthrobacter sp. KBS0702. Encoded proteins:
- a CDS encoding SDR family oxidoreductase, with amino-acid sequence MTEETDIAGTANTASAAKSAVVTGASTGIGEATVRALRQEGWTVFAVARRADRLEALADATGAVALPADVTDDADVARLVDEVTRAGGIDTLINVAGGARGADKVADAKTEDWAWMYEVNVLGTMKLTRAFLPMLRACGEGTVLNLTSTAGLSAYEGGGGYNAAKFAQHALTGALRLEEAEHNLRVIEVAPGMVQTEEFSLNRLGDAGAAEKVYAGVEKPLTAGDVADVVRFAVTAPHHVNLDQIVIRPVAQASNFKVIRKG
- the valS gene encoding valine--tRNA ligase encodes the protein MAEDTQGTDTPTTAPINVPDKPALEGLESALTRRWLDEGTYKFNRDTTREQVYSIDTPPPTASGSLHVGHMFSYTQTDVLARYQRMTGKNVFYPMGWDDNGLPTERRVQNYYGVRCDPAIPYDAGYRPPAEPAKNQRDFDVVSRRNFIELCEELAVEDEKVFENLFQTLGLSVDWDLTYRTIDDKSRAISQRAFLANLDAGDAYMAEAPTLWDVTFRTAVAQAELEDREVAGAYYRYPFFTEDGDKIYIETTRPELLAACAALVANPDDERYQPLFGKKVTSPLFGVEVEVRAHPLAKADKGSGIAMVCTFGDLTDVTWWRELQLPTRAIVGRDGRIIGETPDWITSEEGRAAFQAIAGKTVFSAKEGVVELLAAADLLDGEPKKIMHPVNFFEKGDKPLEVVTSRQWYIRNGGRDEERRERLIGRGNEIEFHPSFMRSRYENWITGLNGDWLVSRQRFFGVPVPVWYPLDADGNPDYDAPVVPSDAQLPVDPAADAAPGYEEAQRDVPGGFTGDADVLDTWATSSLTPQIVGGWSTDEALFAKVFPFDVRPQAHDIIRTWLFSTAVRADALQDVAPWKHAAISGWILDPDRKKMSKSKGNVIVPTDVLNEYGSDAVRYWAASAKLGADTAYEIAQMKIGRRLAIKLLNASKFVLNLGATENSVVSSDVSVLSNPLDRAVLAQLSEVVRQATKAFENYDYARALQITESFFWHFTDDYVELIKDRAYGAAGEAEQASVLAALATSLDTLLRLFAPFLPFATEEVWGWWRTGSVHRAQWPAAVEIDGDTTLLATVGAALGGIRKAKSEAKVKQRTEVLSATITASESLTTQLKAGLGDLKAAANARELALVAGEGELTVSDVVLAPAEEPGQA
- a CDS encoding glycoside hydrolase family 15 protein; amino-acid sequence: MSTEPIADYALLSDCWSAALVSAAGSVDWLCFPRFDSPSVFGRLLGEDAGHWSIRPAGEYTTTRRYLGPSMVLESLHTTAHGRLAVSDALVLGSGRRGHDLGQGAPGTLLRWLSCTEGSVDVAVSFAPRPEYGLLRPVLQAVDGGLLIRAGTEQLALSAPGPFTLDGGTAHAVLRLRAGDSLGLALHRQHAAVEEPGFWDQQEMAHRLGDTLEGWSSWSGIHQGYRGPWQELVAGSGRVLQALSYYPSGAIVAAPTTSLPEVAGGTRNWDYRYTWVRDASMTLQALWVAACPDEAGKFFQFLATAAARQLARGEELQIMYGIGGERDLPERVLDHLPGWRGSSPVRVGNGAWDQRQLDVYGELLDAAATMPEFLDGLAPETLRFLADAADAAVARWRERDQGIWEVRGEPRHYLYSKLMCWVAVDRAIALAGILQATDRVPRWRDARELIAESIRANGWSDAAGAYTQAYGGEQLDASALMLGIVGFLAPDDPRFLATIEAVEHRLTDGRGLVYRYHGDDGLPGEEGAFLLCTFWLAHALALAGLTDRAKAVFERAAGFATSLGLMAEEVAPDSRELLGNFPQAFSHIGLVNAAWAINEAERRHGETGI
- a CDS encoding glycerophosphodiester phosphodiesterase family protein — its product is MRNPTKPGSSIVSAAILGAALLLTSAVPAQAADTNAGGTSAAGGDNHFDLEAHRGGIGLTVESTLASFAKGIETGVTTLELDLQITKDGREVITHDRKISGQKCLDTAPVTPNDPQFPYVGKYIKDLTFDQVRSLDCGSLTLPQFPGQQASPGAKMPTLAEVFAMTDAHHASQVRFNIETKVEAGAPQETAPREQFVEVALREINKAHMQQRVSIESFDWGSLRLVQQQASQIPTVALTNKDFLQAGQPGKSPWLGGIDADDFGGDLVAAAASLHFNAISPVHGTPQNGKVTDPDYVPYVTADMVRRAHAAGMQVIPWTVDDKPTMRALIGDGVDGLITDYPDRLREVMAESGMKLPKAFQLQAAH
- a CDS encoding DUF488 domain-containing protein is translated as MKENTGRFAIKRIYDEPADDDGCRVLVDRLWPRGVSKERAQLELWLKEVAPSPPLRTEFAHMQERFADFRAAYEAELETNPAVGTLRELAGQHTKVTLLFGARDPETNHARVLLEFLQR
- a CDS encoding putative quinol monooxygenase translates to MPITAHLDLTLKTESLPTAPAVLRDILADTRAFDGCLGVDVLVDSADPAHILVVEKWASLEHDSAYRAWRAGDGASGLGDLLAAPPVLTHFETSFGS